One part of the Streptomyces ferrugineus genome encodes these proteins:
- a CDS encoding helix-turn-helix domain-containing protein produces the protein MSEAQDDDVQEFAALLRRLKDRTDRSYGQLARRLNMNTSTLHRYCAGDAVPLGFAPVERFAALCGAAPEERLELHRRWILAVAARQRSRTAAPAAAPQADASPADPEEPTGQPPQPEPPRRPWYRRRRLLVSVAVATALLATLGSLSALPDDERPRSSDSAEASHPPRTTAPGTPRPKSTRSPSASPTTPAPSPDASRKPSAKPTATADGQSGEAGPRQSPAGLPLTWSADSHVWEAGCGHDYVIAKPLRQVPPPPAPQDAATWAATQNAVHGQQTMVEITVQGRTSTAVVLEALRVRVIGRSTPMEGANYAMDNGCGGALTPRYFDVDLDKDRPIARPVDGNDTGVTIPAMRLPYRVSAEDPEVLLVDARTQTCDCRWYLELDWSSQGRTGTLRIDDHGRPFRTSSTKGLPNYAYDTSARAWVPSED, from the coding sequence GTGTCGGAAGCACAGGACGACGACGTCCAGGAGTTCGCGGCGTTACTCAGGCGCCTGAAGGACCGCACCGACCGCAGCTACGGTCAGCTCGCCCGGCGCCTGAACATGAACACGTCCACGCTGCACCGTTACTGCGCCGGTGACGCGGTCCCCCTCGGCTTCGCCCCCGTGGAGCGCTTCGCCGCCCTGTGCGGGGCGGCCCCGGAGGAGCGGCTGGAGCTGCACCGCCGGTGGATCCTGGCGGTGGCGGCACGACAGCGCTCGCGTACGGCGGCACCGGCCGCCGCTCCGCAGGCGGACGCCTCCCCCGCTGACCCCGAGGAGCCGACCGGGCAACCACCACAGCCGGAACCTCCCCGCCGCCCCTGGTACCGCCGCCGGCGCCTCCTCGTCTCCGTGGCCGTGGCGACCGCCCTCCTGGCCACCCTCGGCAGCCTCTCCGCCCTGCCGGACGACGAACGTCCCCGGTCGAGCGACTCCGCCGAGGCCTCCCATCCGCCCCGTACGACGGCGCCGGGCACCCCGCGCCCGAAGTCGACCAGGTCCCCGAGCGCCTCCCCCACCACCCCCGCGCCCTCGCCCGACGCGTCGAGGAAGCCGTCGGCGAAGCCCACCGCCACCGCCGACGGGCAGTCCGGGGAAGCAGGCCCGCGGCAGTCCCCGGCCGGCCTGCCGCTCACCTGGAGCGCCGACTCCCATGTCTGGGAGGCCGGCTGCGGCCACGACTACGTCATCGCCAAGCCCTTGCGGCAGGTGCCGCCGCCCCCGGCCCCGCAGGACGCGGCGACCTGGGCGGCGACGCAGAACGCCGTGCACGGGCAGCAGACGATGGTGGAGATCACGGTGCAGGGCCGGACGTCCACGGCCGTCGTCCTGGAGGCGCTGCGCGTACGCGTCATCGGCCGCTCGACGCCCATGGAGGGCGCCAACTACGCCATGGACAACGGCTGCGGCGGAGCCCTGACGCCCCGCTACTTCGACGTCGACCTGGACAAGGACCGGCCCATCGCCCGCCCGGTCGACGGCAACGACACCGGTGTCACCATCCCGGCGATGCGGCTGCCGTACCGCGTGTCCGCCGAGGACCCTGAGGTGCTGCTGGTCGACGCGCGGACGCAGACCTGCGACTGCCGCTGGTATCTGGAACTGGACTGGTCGTCCCAGGGCCGCACCGGCACGCTTCGCATCGACGACCACGGCCGCCCGTTCCGTACATCGAGCACCAAGGGGCTGCCGAACTACGCGTACGACACCTCGGCCCGCGCCTGGGTGCCGTCGGAGGACTAG
- a CDS encoding PP2C family serine/threonine-protein phosphatase, translating to MNQQGGRSSGREDDWWGQLYGDVTDDTGPTTAPDSLDDRFASAAGAVNQRSGTGAAVPSPRAEPDAAPAPPAFPPGLPKPPGFTVETPPADDEPPSPADAPERPAPEEPAPTPSSRPLDYVGDGPPTYAAEPTALPPADPDDLDDLVADTVLDGAHYGACTLRAVSLRGDSARYRGEPRRDSLLTARFGTGDHALLLVAMATGARATPGAHRAAAEACHWIGRAVGRSHARLSEDIRAARRGDLKSGLHRLTDRSLGKLRASAAEQGIDPEEYAATLRCLLLPADPECRTRVFFGVGEGGLFRLRDGEMQDIEPLVTDVTGEPVVGFGSLPAETPDGDRLTMDLGITTPPSPYDPAPEPPREPFRFRASVARPGDTLLMCTGGLADPLRGEPALAAHLTGRWSGSEPPGLAEFLLDTQVRVKGYADDRTAAAVWES from the coding sequence ATGAACCAGCAGGGGGGTAGGTCCAGTGGTCGCGAGGACGACTGGTGGGGGCAGCTGTACGGTGACGTCACCGACGACACGGGCCCGACCACGGCCCCCGACTCACTGGACGACCGGTTCGCCTCGGCGGCGGGGGCGGTGAACCAGCGGTCGGGGACGGGCGCGGCCGTACCGTCACCCCGGGCCGAGCCGGATGCCGCGCCGGCTCCGCCGGCGTTTCCGCCCGGTCTGCCGAAGCCGCCGGGATTCACCGTGGAGACACCGCCGGCCGACGACGAACCGCCGTCCCCGGCCGACGCCCCCGAGCGGCCGGCCCCGGAAGAGCCCGCACCCACCCCCTCATCCCGCCCCCTCGACTACGTGGGCGACGGCCCTCCCACCTACGCCGCCGAACCCACCGCCCTCCCGCCCGCCGACCCGGACGACCTCGACGACCTGGTCGCCGACACCGTCCTCGACGGCGCCCACTACGGCGCCTGCACCCTGCGCGCCGTCTCCCTGCGCGGAGACTCCGCCCGCTACCGGGGCGAACCCCGCCGCGACTCCCTCCTCACCGCCCGCTTCGGCACCGGTGACCACGCGCTCCTCCTCGTCGCGATGGCCACCGGCGCCCGGGCCACCCCGGGCGCGCACCGCGCCGCCGCCGAGGCCTGCCACTGGATCGGCCGGGCCGTCGGCCGCAGTCATGCCAGGCTCTCGGAGGACATCAGGGCAGCCCGGCGCGGCGACCTCAAGTCCGGGCTGCACCGGCTGACCGACCGCAGCCTCGGCAAACTCCGCGCCAGCGCCGCCGAACAGGGCATCGACCCCGAGGAGTACGCGGCGACCCTGCGCTGCCTGCTGCTCCCCGCCGACCCCGAATGCCGTACGCGCGTCTTCTTCGGCGTCGGCGAGGGCGGGCTGTTCCGGCTGCGCGACGGCGAGATGCAGGACATCGAACCCCTCGTCACCGACGTCACCGGTGAACCCGTCGTCGGCTTCGGCTCGCTCCCCGCCGAGACCCCCGACGGCGACCGCCTCACCATGGACCTCGGCATCACCACACCGCCGAGCCCCTACGACCCGGCCCCCGAGCCGCCCCGCGAACCCTTCCGCTTCCGCGCCTCCGTGGCCCGCCCCGGCGACACCCTCCTGATGTGCACGGGCGGCCTGGCCGACCCCCTGCGCGGCGAACCCGCACTCGCCGCCCACCTGACGGGCCGCTGGTCCGGCTCCGAACCGCCCGGCCTCGCGGAGTTCCTCCTCGACACCCAGGTCCGCGTGAAGGGGTACGCCGACGACCGTACGGCCGCCGCGGTGTGGGAGAGCTAG
- a CDS encoding helix-turn-helix domain-containing protein, whose translation MLGAIGLDETHESAYRALVSVGAADVPDLARRLTLGELDTERALRRLERRGLAAQSSARPGRWVAAPPGVALGALLTQQRHELEKAELAAAMLAEEYRAGATEPAVHDMVEVVIGAAAVSQRFLQLQLGAGDEVCALVTGTPVAVTGTENEAEEQAADRGVRYRVVLERSVLDQPHGVTELSAALGRDEQIRVVDQVPTKLVIADRTLALVPLISHTAEPAALVVHASGLLELLCGLFESVWRDALPVRLGASGVTEQQPDGPDETDLEVLSLLLAGLTDASVAKQLDLGLRTVQRRVKRLMELTGVTTRLQLGWHAYERGWVARERQG comes from the coding sequence ATGCTGGGAGCGATTGGTCTCGACGAGACGCACGAGTCGGCCTACCGGGCCCTGGTGTCCGTGGGCGCGGCAGACGTGCCGGATCTCGCGCGGCGGCTGACGCTCGGCGAGCTCGACACCGAACGCGCCCTGCGCCGGCTGGAGCGGCGCGGGCTGGCCGCGCAGTCCTCGGCCCGGCCCGGCCGCTGGGTCGCCGCGCCGCCCGGGGTGGCGCTCGGCGCGCTGCTCACCCAGCAGCGGCACGAGCTGGAGAAGGCGGAGCTGGCGGCCGCGATGCTCGCCGAGGAGTACCGGGCGGGGGCCACCGAGCCCGCCGTGCACGACATGGTCGAGGTGGTGATCGGCGCGGCCGCTGTCTCGCAGCGCTTCCTGCAGCTCCAGCTCGGCGCGGGCGACGAGGTGTGTGCGCTGGTCACCGGCACCCCGGTCGCCGTCACCGGCACGGAGAACGAGGCGGAGGAGCAGGCCGCCGACCGGGGCGTGCGCTACCGGGTGGTCCTGGAGCGCTCGGTCCTCGACCAGCCGCACGGCGTCACCGAGCTGTCCGCCGCACTCGGCCGCGACGAGCAGATCCGGGTCGTGGACCAGGTTCCGACCAAGCTGGTGATCGCCGACCGGACCCTCGCCCTGGTGCCGCTCATCTCGCACACCGCGGAGCCGGCCGCGCTGGTCGTCCATGCGAGCGGGCTGCTGGAGCTGCTCTGCGGGCTGTTCGAGTCGGTGTGGCGGGACGCGCTGCCGGTCCGCCTCGGCGCCTCCGGCGTCACCGAGCAGCAGCCGGACGGTCCCGACGAGACCGATCTGGAGGTGCTCTCGCTGCTGCTGGCCGGTCTGACCGACGCGAGTGTGGCCAAGCAGCTCGACCTGGGCCTGCGGACCGTGCAGCGCCGGGTGAAGCGGCTCATGGAGCTGACCGGGGTGACGACCCGGTTGCAGCTCGGATGGCACGCCTACGAGCGGGGATGGGTGGCCCGGGAGCGGCAGGGGTGA
- a CDS encoding DUF456 domain-containing protein: MGVWDLLLVGLVLLLGLCGVLVPGVPGSWLVWAAVMWWALKDPQPVAWWVLVGATVVLFLSQVVRWALPPRRLRPNWAGRRMTVYAGAGSFLGFFLIPVLGSIPGFVAGVYLEERLRLGRRGEARAATRSALRSGGGSVLAELFTCQLIAGAWLGAVIWG; this comes from the coding sequence ATGGGAGTGTGGGACCTCCTGCTGGTCGGTCTGGTCCTCCTGCTCGGCCTGTGCGGAGTACTGGTGCCCGGGGTGCCGGGGTCGTGGCTGGTGTGGGCCGCGGTCATGTGGTGGGCGCTGAAGGATCCCCAGCCGGTCGCGTGGTGGGTGCTCGTGGGGGCCACCGTCGTGCTGTTCCTCTCCCAGGTGGTGCGCTGGGCGCTCCCGCCCCGCCGACTGCGCCCGAACTGGGCCGGCCGCCGGATGACGGTGTACGCGGGGGCGGGGTCGTTCCTGGGCTTCTTCCTGATCCCCGTGCTCGGTTCGATCCCCGGCTTCGTGGCCGGCGTCTATCTGGAGGAGCGGCTCCGCCTGGGCCGACGGGGCGAGGCGCGGGCCGCGACGCGGTCGGCGCTGCGGTCGGGCGGGGGGAGCGTGCTGGCGGAGCTGTTCACGTGCCAGCTGATCGCGGGGGCGTGGCTGGGTGCCGTGATCTGGGGCTGA